A section of the Verrucomicrobium sp. GAS474 genome encodes:
- a CDS encoding PEP-CTERM sorting domain-containing protein, protein MKQANLGIAARVLVALVLMFGTRAFSADVYYYNGAGTTNVLHGLADWVNGSASAPADTATLGSSGNSLVFSDNSSYLAAGSPTNLSISTEASLTYGNIVDNLAENLTLSLSSGASISIKATPNTFYSAYGSTAYYMIDMSQAGGNLEFAMGTGASYKLIAATAAITQTWNVATGRTLTFDSGTISTSGTTQGTLVLTGGGNIVLNANITTGSNWGWTVQGANVTMAGANVYTRSTSISSGALTLSGSIASSFINVTGGTFRGTGTISPGTGTQGLVSVASGAILQAGADSTTTGTTLSLLGGLKMLSGSTLEFVVNSDLSHTTLALAAAPTNSQTNAFASALSVTLLGTLAAGTYDNIITGLASDPGTESTWVLTNGGYTATFVYDGAGDIDLTLAAVPEPGTVSLLMFGSAALLFAARKRFRFAA, encoded by the coding sequence ATGAAACAAGCAAACTTGGGAATCGCCGCCCGCGTTCTGGTCGCCTTAGTCTTGATGTTCGGGACAAGGGCGTTTTCGGCCGACGTCTATTATTACAATGGAGCGGGGACGACGAACGTCCTTCATGGGCTTGCGGATTGGGTCAACGGCAGTGCCTCGGCACCAGCTGATACGGCGACTCTCGGTAGCAGCGGCAATTCGCTGGTCTTCAGTGACAACAGTTCCTACCTCGCGGCAGGGTCTCCCACGAATCTCTCCATTTCGACCGAAGCTTCCCTCACCTACGGCAATATCGTCGACAACTTGGCTGAGAATCTGACGCTGTCGCTCTCTAGCGGTGCCTCGATCTCGATCAAGGCCACTCCCAACACATTCTACTCCGCTTACGGCTCCACTGCCTATTACATGATCGATATGAGCCAGGCGGGAGGGAACTTGGAATTCGCGATGGGGACGGGAGCTTCCTACAAGCTCATTGCCGCAACCGCTGCCATCACGCAGACGTGGAATGTTGCCACAGGCCGAACGCTCACCTTCGATAGCGGAACCATCAGCACGAGCGGGACGACTCAAGGTACCCTGGTCTTGACGGGTGGAGGCAATATCGTCCTCAACGCAAACATCACGACCGGTTCCAACTGGGGTTGGACGGTCCAGGGGGCGAATGTCACGATGGCGGGAGCCAATGTCTATACCCGCTCGACGAGCATTTCCTCCGGGGCCCTTACGCTGAGCGGCAGTATTGCGTCGAGCTTCATAAATGTCACCGGAGGGACTTTCCGGGGAACGGGAACCATCAGTCCGGGAACGGGCACCCAGGGTCTAGTTTCAGTGGCCAGCGGGGCCATTCTTCAGGCGGGAGCCGATTCTACGACGACGGGGACGACGCTTTCTCTCCTGGGTGGTCTGAAGATGCTTTCGGGATCGACGCTGGAGTTCGTCGTCAATTCTGACCTTAGTCATACGACGCTCGCTCTCGCCGCGGCACCGACGAACTCGCAGACGAATGCATTCGCCTCGGCTCTCTCAGTGACCCTTTTGGGAACGTTGGCGGCCGGCACCTACGATAATATCATCACTGGTCTTGCCTCTGATCCCGGGACGGAGAGCACATGGGTCCTCACCAATGGCGGCTATACGGCTACCTTTGTTTACGACGGGGCGGGTGATATTGATCTGACGCTGGCCGCCGTTCCTGAGCCGGGGACGGTCTCCCTCCTGATGTTCGGCTCCGCGGCGTTGCTCTTCGCGGCCCGGAAGCGGTTCCGGTTCGCCGCTTGA
- a CDS encoding Gfo/Idh/MocA family oxidoreductase, translated as MIRFGLIGVGGIGSYHRASIERLEKAGKGRLIAVAEPSPLPEQKTALEALGIRWYSDYRSLLDEETELDAVTIATPIPFHYEMASACIHRGLWVNLEKPPVPLVQQLRSLVAADTERRVSVGFQYIGSTCMQELKRRIVAGDFGRIQEIHAGGCWPRLDGYYNRSPWAGRMIRDGNPIFDGPATNALAHLVHNVMFLAGATESDFDVPSEVEGEMYRARPIESYDTACLRGKFGRSGIRFALAVTHATEQCLPFRIDVRGSKGWARLGNDGATLETNLGPGLNRPETTQELLDRNYDAFVDVLRGDRDHFETRLQDTLGYVSATNGMLLSSGGIHDISRAHIRHYTKEEQTGFSVAFLHEAVKHTLLNGKLFSEQGIPWATAKPRPVRLAELTHLLLDGDLTARTDAHPVQVAA; from the coding sequence ATGATTCGTTTCGGACTGATCGGCGTCGGCGGCATCGGTTCCTATCATCGGGCCTCCATCGAGCGCCTCGAAAAGGCCGGAAAGGGCCGCTTGATCGCCGTGGCCGAGCCCTCTCCCCTCCCTGAGCAGAAGACCGCCCTGGAGGCTCTCGGCATCCGCTGGTATTCGGATTACCGTTCCCTCCTCGACGAGGAGACCGAGCTCGACGCGGTGACGATCGCCACGCCGATCCCCTTCCACTATGAGATGGCCTCGGCCTGCATTCATCGCGGGCTCTGGGTGAATCTGGAGAAACCGCCCGTCCCCCTCGTCCAGCAGCTCCGCTCTCTCGTGGCCGCCGACACGGAACGCCGGGTCTCCGTGGGCTTCCAATATATCGGGTCAACCTGCATGCAGGAGCTCAAGCGCCGGATCGTCGCGGGGGACTTTGGAAGGATTCAGGAAATCCATGCGGGAGGTTGCTGGCCCCGCCTCGACGGCTATTACAACCGCTCCCCTTGGGCCGGGCGGATGATCCGCGACGGAAACCCGATCTTCGACGGCCCGGCGACCAATGCGCTGGCCCACCTCGTCCACAACGTGATGTTCCTGGCGGGCGCGACGGAATCCGATTTCGACGTTCCCTCGGAAGTCGAGGGCGAGATGTATCGGGCGCGCCCCATCGAGAGCTACGACACCGCCTGCCTGAGGGGGAAGTTCGGCCGCAGCGGCATCCGCTTCGCCTTGGCCGTGACCCACGCCACCGAGCAATGCCTCCCCTTCCGGATCGACGTGCGCGGATCGAAGGGCTGGGCCCGGCTCGGCAACGACGGTGCCACGCTCGAGACCAACCTGGGCCCCGGCCTGAACCGTCCCGAGACGACCCAGGAACTCCTCGACCGCAACTACGACGCCTTCGTCGACGTGCTGCGCGGGGATCGCGACCATTTCGAGACGCGGCTCCAGGATACCCTGGGCTACGTCTCCGCCACGAACGGCATGCTCCTCTCCTCCGGGGGCATCCACGACATCTCCCGCGCCCATATCCGGCACTACACGAAGGAAGAGCAGACGGGCTTCTCCGTCGCCTTCCTGCACGAGGCCGTGAAGCACACCCTTCTCAACGGAAAGCTCTTCTCGGAGCAGGGCATCCCCTGGGCCACGGCGAAGCCGCGCCCCGTCCGTCTCGCGGAACTCACCCATTTGCTCCTCGATGGGGACTTGACGGCGCGGACCGATGCGCACCCCGTCCAGGTGGCCGCCTAA
- a CDS encoding beta-galactosidase, whose amino-acid sequence MNKNTILAKTGQILYGGDYNPEQWPESVWKEDMRLMRLAGVNFVSIGIFSWAKLQPTEKTFDFGWLDRLMYLLGENGIWADLATATASPPPWMSRYPDLLAVDVDGHVYSHGSRQHFSPSSPTYLRFAEALVKKIAARYAKHPALAAWHLNNEYACHMNMCYGEASAKAFRLWLKERYHTLDALNAAWGTAFWSQHYSAWEDVQPPRKTPMFSNPAQTLDFHRFTNAAFLKIAKMECAILRKATPDLPITTNLMSFFKPLDYFEWAKELDFVSWDSYPDPLDYGELIGARGHDLTRSLKPGRPFVLMEQVTSHVNWRPVNVAKPVGTMRLWSHQSVARGADGVMFFQWRQAASGAEKYHGSMVPHSPDPEKTRVFQEVRELGAELKKLEPVAGTLVRSRAAIVVDWETWWALELPSKPTEFNYLAAIEPVHRYFYERNIAVDFVTPQSDLSGYSLVVAPTLYLLRGKDAKHLDRYVREGGTFLATCFSGIVDENERIVPGGYPGHLRETLGLWIEEWWPLGPSETRKVRLGAKALSGSRWSEVIHLKGAKALATFEEGYLKGKPAVTRHALGKGQAFYVGTVLDDSSLGVLLDDLSRGLKLAAPIKAPKGVEVTLREGGGKRFLFLLNHNGKAVRLPLGRLKGTDLISGRKSGKAVLLKASDVAVIELE is encoded by the coding sequence ATGAACAAGAACACGATTCTCGCGAAGACCGGCCAGATTCTCTACGGCGGGGACTACAACCCGGAGCAGTGGCCTGAGAGCGTCTGGAAGGAGGACATGCGGCTGATGCGCCTTGCGGGGGTGAACTTCGTGAGCATCGGCATCTTTTCCTGGGCGAAGCTTCAGCCGACCGAGAAGACCTTCGACTTCGGATGGCTCGACCGCCTGATGTATCTCCTCGGCGAGAACGGGATCTGGGCCGACCTCGCCACGGCGACGGCCTCGCCGCCCCCGTGGATGTCCCGCTATCCCGATCTCCTCGCCGTCGACGTCGACGGGCACGTCTATTCCCATGGATCGCGGCAGCATTTCTCGCCGAGCAGCCCGACGTACCTGCGCTTCGCCGAGGCGCTGGTGAAGAAAATTGCCGCCCGCTACGCAAAGCATCCGGCCCTCGCCGCGTGGCATCTCAACAACGAGTACGCCTGCCACATGAACATGTGTTACGGCGAGGCCTCGGCGAAGGCGTTCCGTCTCTGGCTGAAGGAGCGCTATCACACCTTAGACGCGCTCAACGCGGCGTGGGGGACGGCGTTCTGGAGCCAGCACTACTCGGCCTGGGAGGACGTCCAGCCGCCCCGCAAGACGCCGATGTTTTCCAATCCGGCTCAGACGCTCGACTTCCACCGCTTCACCAACGCGGCCTTCCTGAAGATCGCCAAGATGGAGTGTGCCATCCTGCGCAAGGCGACGCCCGATCTCCCGATCACGACGAACCTGATGAGTTTCTTCAAGCCCCTCGATTACTTCGAGTGGGCCAAGGAACTCGATTTCGTGAGTTGGGACAGCTACCCCGATCCTCTCGACTACGGGGAGCTGATCGGGGCGCGAGGCCACGACCTGACCCGCTCGCTCAAGCCGGGCCGTCCGTTCGTATTGATGGAGCAGGTGACCTCGCACGTGAACTGGAGGCCGGTCAACGTCGCCAAGCCGGTCGGGACGATGCGTCTCTGGAGCCACCAGTCGGTCGCGCGCGGCGCCGACGGGGTCATGTTCTTCCAATGGCGGCAGGCGGCTTCGGGGGCCGAGAAATACCACGGATCGATGGTTCCCCACAGCCCCGATCCCGAGAAGACGCGGGTCTTCCAGGAAGTCCGCGAGCTGGGGGCCGAGCTGAAGAAGCTGGAGCCGGTGGCGGGCACTCTCGTCCGGAGCCGGGCGGCAATCGTCGTCGATTGGGAGACGTGGTGGGCGCTGGAGCTTCCTTCGAAGCCGACGGAGTTCAATTACCTCGCCGCGATCGAACCGGTCCACCGCTACTTCTATGAGCGGAATATCGCGGTCGACTTCGTCACACCCCAGAGCGATCTCTCCGGCTACAGTCTTGTCGTCGCTCCCACGCTCTACCTCCTGCGGGGGAAGGACGCCAAGCATCTCGACCGCTATGTCCGAGAAGGAGGAACGTTCCTTGCCACATGCTTCTCGGGCATCGTTGACGAGAACGAGCGGATCGTCCCTGGCGGCTATCCCGGCCATTTGCGGGAGACTCTTGGTCTCTGGATCGAGGAATGGTGGCCGCTCGGCCCGTCCGAGACCCGAAAGGTCCGCCTGGGTGCGAAGGCCCTTTCGGGATCGCGCTGGAGCGAGGTGATCCACCTGAAGGGGGCCAAGGCTTTGGCGACCTTCGAGGAAGGCTACCTGAAGGGGAAACCTGCCGTGACGCGGCATGCCCTGGGCAAGGGACAGGCGTTCTACGTCGGCACGGTTCTCGACGACTCTTCTCTCGGCGTCCTCCTTGACGACCTCTCCCGCGGACTGAAGTTGGCGGCGCCGATCAAGGCTCCGAAGGGGGTCGAGGTCACGCTTCGGGAGGGCGGGGGAAAGCGGTTCCTCTTCCTCCTGAATCACAATGGCAAGGCCGTGCGCCTTCCGCTGGGACGCCTGAAAGGAACCGATTTGATCTCCGGACGGAAGAGCGGGAAGGCCGTTTTGCTGAAGGCGAGCGACGTGGCCGTGATCGAGCTGGAATAA
- a CDS encoding glycosyl hydrolase, which yields MTKPVLLLLAAWSTALLPLSAQDATPVWPPVTETQKPWAFWWWMGSAVDKENLTRELTRYRDAGMGGVQIIPIYGAKGSEGSYIPFLSPQWIGMLQYTVAEGKRLGLGIDMTLGSGWCFGGPGVTKEEASAKIDFKQLLAANGDSSAVRTQPSDKVKRAGPGGEGWMINPFYGKAMDDYLKTFDGPLGSLGDLKPRAVHQDSYEYFGANWSPDFPEAFEKRRGYRFQDELPALLTTPSDDHASRVRSDYRETLSDLMCEVTMPKWVSWSHDHGFLARYQAHGAPANLLDLYALADIPETEMFNKARNRLFSKFASSAAHVGGHPLCSGETGTWLAEHFTETLADMKNLVDDMFLSGINHIVYHGVCYSPDEVAWPGWVFYASTEMNPRNSIWHDVGTLNAYITRCQSVLQAGQPDGDLLLYWPVYDAWSEAGKSLVHPFAVDDKTIFEGQSFGRAAAKLYERGYQFDYVSDRQIARLQTEKGRIAIGDVRYRALVVPKCKLMPEGTLETLLDLARKGATVIFEEQLPEDVPGWTRLDERREKLRTLTAAARGLSGKVVVGPLLASLEGAGVPREFLCDQPGLQYVRRALPDGVFYFISNKGNQAVDGWISLAKHAEVAYRFDPMSGAIGSIPIRARETDLSEVYLQLAPGESTLVRLFSERRPDGPSAALWRSTATPVPLTGTWHVRFLTGGPELPPPFDMDTLASWTQNGGDTARAFDGTALYTLTWDAPTGMGTTARLDLGKVCQSARVRLNGQEMGTLIAPPFQIVIGPLLPKGNVLEIEVTNTSANRISDLDRRGVAWHEFNDIGVVGTNYKPFNASKWPLADSGLLGPVTLTPVAPLLPASTPSAP from the coding sequence ATGACAAAGCCCGTTCTCCTCCTCCTCGCAGCTTGGTCAACAGCTCTCCTGCCCTTGAGCGCCCAGGATGCCACCCCCGTCTGGCCTCCCGTCACCGAAACCCAGAAGCCGTGGGCGTTCTGGTGGTGGATGGGGAGCGCGGTCGACAAGGAGAATCTGACCCGGGAACTGACGCGCTATCGGGATGCCGGAATGGGCGGGGTCCAGATCATTCCCATCTACGGGGCGAAGGGATCGGAAGGCAGCTACATCCCGTTCCTCAGCCCGCAATGGATCGGGATGCTCCAGTACACCGTCGCCGAAGGAAAGCGGCTCGGCCTGGGCATCGACATGACGCTCGGATCGGGTTGGTGCTTCGGCGGGCCGGGCGTCACCAAGGAGGAGGCCTCGGCCAAGATCGACTTCAAACAGCTCTTGGCGGCGAACGGCGATTCCTCCGCCGTCCGCACGCAGCCGAGCGACAAGGTGAAGCGCGCCGGCCCCGGCGGCGAGGGCTGGATGATCAATCCCTTCTACGGCAAGGCGATGGACGATTACCTCAAGACCTTCGACGGCCCCCTCGGCAGCCTGGGCGACCTCAAACCCCGAGCCGTCCACCAGGATTCCTACGAGTACTTCGGCGCGAACTGGAGCCCCGATTTCCCGGAAGCCTTCGAGAAACGCCGGGGGTATCGCTTCCAGGACGAGCTACCGGCCCTGCTCACCACACCGTCCGACGACCATGCCTCCCGCGTCCGCTCCGATTACCGCGAGACCCTCTCCGACCTGATGTGCGAGGTCACCATGCCGAAGTGGGTCTCCTGGTCACACGATCACGGCTTCCTTGCCCGCTATCAGGCCCACGGAGCCCCCGCGAACCTGCTCGACCTCTACGCCCTCGCCGACATCCCGGAGACGGAGATGTTCAACAAAGCCCGGAACCGGCTCTTCTCGAAGTTCGCCTCCTCGGCCGCGCACGTGGGAGGGCATCCCCTCTGCTCGGGCGAGACCGGAACCTGGCTCGCCGAGCACTTCACCGAAACTCTGGCCGACATGAAAAACCTCGTCGACGACATGTTCCTCTCCGGCATCAACCACATCGTCTACCACGGAGTCTGCTACTCCCCCGACGAGGTCGCCTGGCCCGGCTGGGTCTTCTATGCCTCCACCGAGATGAACCCGCGCAACTCGATCTGGCACGACGTGGGGACACTCAACGCCTACATCACGCGCTGCCAATCGGTCCTCCAGGCAGGCCAGCCGGACGGCGATCTTCTCCTCTATTGGCCGGTCTACGACGCCTGGAGCGAAGCGGGCAAGAGCCTCGTCCATCCGTTTGCCGTCGACGACAAGACGATCTTCGAAGGCCAATCCTTCGGACGGGCCGCGGCGAAGCTCTACGAGCGGGGCTATCAGTTCGACTACGTTTCCGACCGGCAGATCGCGCGCCTCCAGACGGAGAAAGGCCGCATCGCGATCGGCGACGTCCGCTATCGGGCCCTCGTCGTTCCGAAGTGCAAGCTCATGCCCGAAGGAACGTTGGAAACCCTCCTCGATCTCGCCCGCAAAGGCGCCACGGTGATCTTCGAGGAGCAATTGCCCGAAGACGTGCCGGGATGGACACGCCTCGACGAACGGCGCGAAAAGCTCCGCACTCTGACGGCGGCGGCCCGCGGGCTCTCGGGCAAAGTCGTCGTCGGCCCCTTGCTGGCCTCCCTCGAGGGAGCGGGCGTGCCGCGTGAATTCCTGTGCGACCAGCCAGGCCTTCAATATGTGCGGCGCGCGCTTCCCGACGGGGTGTTCTACTTCATCTCCAACAAGGGAAACCAGGCCGTCGACGGATGGATTTCCCTCGCGAAGCACGCCGAGGTCGCCTACCGCTTCGACCCGATGAGCGGCGCCATCGGATCGATCCCGATCCGTGCCAGGGAAACGGACCTCTCCGAAGTCTATCTCCAACTCGCGCCAGGAGAATCGACGCTGGTCCGCCTCTTCTCCGAACGCAGGCCCGACGGCCCCAGCGCCGCTCTATGGCGCTCCACCGCCACGCCCGTGCCCTTGACGGGCACCTGGCACGTCCGCTTCCTGACCGGGGGCCCGGAACTTCCTCCGCCCTTCGATATGGATACCCTCGCCTCCTGGACCCAGAATGGAGGCGACACTGCACGGGCATTCGACGGCACAGCCCTCTATACTCTGACTTGGGATGCGCCTACGGGCATGGGCACCACAGCCCGCCTCGACCTCGGAAAGGTCTGCCAAAGCGCGCGCGTGCGCCTCAACGGACAGGAAATGGGAACGCTGATCGCGCCCCCCTTCCAAATCGTGATCGGTCCCCTCTTGCCGAAAGGCAATGTCCTCGAGATCGAAGTCACGAACACCTCGGCCAACCGAATCAGCGACCTCGACCGCCGAGGCGTCGCCTGGCATGAGTTCAACGATATCGGCGTCGTCGGCACCAACTACAAGCCTTTCAACGCTTCGAAGTGGCCCCTCGCCGACTCGGGGCTTTTAGGTCCGGTGACGCTCACTCCGGTGGCACCCCTTCTTCCCGCGAGCACGCCATCCGCCCCTTGA
- a CDS encoding oligogalacturonate lyase family protein has translation MNPLPLFTWLLVGALSPLIAHAADAPLADAFKDSDTGAQIVHLSKSLDPAAGVIYFTQASTTPDSRYTLVRHLDPGSGHTAGLMYRYDFKTGELRKLTDLMTKNQVLAPASGNLYFTGDNDHAIYVTNLLDFKTRKVADIPAEFVCTGGLAVNADETLVVGTGGLAKEHQNDKPLTTPPNQSKAFNDILERHETNLLLAADIKTGKVTELHRIDTWLGHVQFSPTDPKLLMYCHEGNWAKVDRIWLLRIGDGSQPQLVLKRTEENEIAGHEFWSSDGTTVWYDHLYRNTPDKHFLEGKNIATGEITRYPIVPPFGSIHYTNSPDGKFFVCDGGTNKTNPALQAMYILVPEKGALRPIKLCTMAANDYKAAEPNPHLTPDQRWVTFTATFSGKPQAYAVEMPKEFRR, from the coding sequence ATGAATCCCCTCCCCCTCTTCACATGGCTCCTCGTGGGAGCACTCTCCCCGCTGATCGCCCATGCCGCCGACGCCCCCCTTGCCGACGCATTCAAGGATTCCGACACGGGAGCCCAAATCGTCCACCTCTCCAAAAGCCTCGATCCCGCCGCCGGCGTCATCTACTTCACCCAGGCCAGCACCACCCCGGACAGCCGCTACACCCTCGTCCGCCATCTCGATCCCGGCTCCGGCCATACGGCAGGGCTGATGTACCGCTACGACTTCAAGACCGGCGAACTGCGCAAGCTCACCGACCTGATGACAAAGAACCAGGTTCTGGCACCCGCCTCCGGCAACCTCTATTTCACCGGCGACAACGACCACGCGATCTACGTCACGAACCTTCTCGATTTCAAGACCAGGAAAGTCGCCGACATCCCCGCCGAGTTCGTCTGCACCGGAGGGCTGGCGGTCAATGCCGACGAGACTCTCGTCGTCGGGACCGGAGGCCTCGCCAAGGAACATCAGAACGACAAGCCGCTCACCACGCCGCCGAATCAAAGCAAGGCCTTCAACGACATCCTCGAGCGCCATGAAACCAACCTACTCCTGGCCGCCGACATCAAGACGGGGAAGGTCACCGAACTCCACCGGATCGACACCTGGCTCGGCCACGTCCAGTTCTCGCCCACCGATCCGAAGCTCCTGATGTACTGCCACGAAGGCAACTGGGCCAAGGTCGACCGCATCTGGCTCCTCCGCATCGGCGACGGCTCGCAGCCGCAGCTCGTCCTCAAGCGCACCGAGGAGAACGAGATCGCCGGCCACGAATTCTGGTCGAGCGACGGCACCACCGTCTGGTACGACCACCTCTACCGCAACACGCCCGACAAGCATTTCCTCGAAGGCAAGAACATCGCCACCGGGGAAATCACCCGCTACCCGATCGTCCCCCCCTTCGGCTCGATCCATTACACGAACTCTCCCGACGGGAAATTCTTCGTCTGCGACGGGGGGACCAATAAGACGAACCCCGCCTTGCAGGCCATGTACATCCTCGTCCCCGAAAAGGGAGCCCTTCGTCCCATCAAGCTCTGCACCATGGCCGCCAACGACTACAAGGCCGCCGAGCCCAATCCCCACCTCACCCCGGACCAGCGCTGGGTGACGTTCACCGCGACCTTCTCGGGCAAGCCGCAAGCCTACGCCGTCGAGATGCCGAAAGAGTTCCGGCGCTAA
- a CDS encoding glycoside hydrolase family 28 protein, with protein sequence MSQIFSSLFVLVLVLLSCGRAETSSSPERVDIVQYGAVGDGKTLNTLAIQSAIDKCADAGGGTLLIPAGTFLSGALFLKPGVNLHLDKGAVLQGSTDIADYPEGETRIEGKIQTWVPALVNAAHADHLRIDGEGTIQGGGKAFWDAFWKRRAANKDATNLEVKRPRNVFIQDSKDVYLGGIALRQSGFWNLHLFRCQDVHIEKLDIRTQLKAPSTDGIDLDSCQNVSIDGCFISVDDDNICLKGSKGPTALDDPTILPDENIHISNCTFGLGNAALTLGSEATTVRNVVMENCKIAGKEKNCLVSLKLRPDTEQHYEGIVVRNITIDNPAVQLIQIKGWTQFFDLQGKPAPSQWVSDVTLSDITGTLKSFGQIDGPEKSTVQNVTFKNIDITLKTPDVITKRVSGLKFDNVKINGVFYGNEPQASGN encoded by the coding sequence ATGTCACAGATTTTTTCGTCCCTCTTCGTCCTTGTCCTTGTCTTGCTCTCCTGCGGGAGGGCCGAAACCTCCTCCTCGCCGGAAAGAGTCGACATCGTCCAATACGGTGCTGTGGGGGACGGCAAGACGCTGAACACCCTGGCGATCCAGTCTGCCATCGACAAGTGCGCGGACGCCGGAGGAGGGACGCTCCTGATTCCCGCAGGGACGTTCCTTTCCGGGGCGCTGTTTCTGAAGCCCGGCGTGAACCTCCATCTGGACAAGGGCGCGGTGCTTCAGGGATCGACGGATATCGCCGACTATCCGGAGGGGGAAACCCGCATCGAAGGCAAGATCCAGACCTGGGTGCCCGCTCTCGTCAACGCGGCGCACGCCGACCATCTCCGTATCGACGGAGAGGGGACGATCCAGGGCGGGGGAAAAGCTTTCTGGGACGCCTTCTGGAAACGGCGCGCGGCCAATAAGGACGCCACGAACCTCGAGGTGAAGCGCCCCCGCAACGTCTTCATCCAGGATTCGAAAGACGTCTACCTCGGCGGTATCGCCCTGCGCCAATCGGGTTTCTGGAACTTGCATCTGTTCCGCTGCCAGGATGTGCACATCGAGAAGCTCGATATTCGTACACAGCTTAAAGCGCCGAGCACCGATGGGATCGATCTCGATAGTTGCCAGAATGTGAGCATCGACGGTTGTTTCATTTCCGTGGACGACGACAACATCTGCCTCAAGGGAAGCAAGGGGCCGACTGCTCTCGACGACCCGACGATTTTGCCCGACGAGAACATCCATATTTCCAACTGCACGTTCGGGCTGGGGAACGCGGCGCTCACCCTCGGCAGCGAGGCGACGACGGTACGCAATGTGGTGATGGAAAACTGCAAAATTGCGGGAAAGGAGAAGAATTGCCTTGTCTCGCTCAAGCTTCGTCCCGACACGGAACAGCATTACGAAGGCATCGTCGTCCGCAACATCACGATCGACAATCCGGCGGTTCAATTGATCCAAATCAAGGGCTGGACGCAGTTCTTCGACTTGCAGGGAAAGCCTGCGCCGAGCCAATGGGTTTCTGACGTTACGCTTTCCGATATCACCGGAACCTTGAAAAGCTTTGGTCAGATCGATGGGCCGGAGAAAAGCACGGTCCAGAATGTCACGTTCAAGAATATCGACATCACCCTGAAGACTCCCGATGTGATCACGAAGAGGGTGAGCGGCTTGAAATTCGACAACGTGAAGATCAACGGGGTTTTTTACGGGAACGAGCCGCAGGCGAGTGGTAACTGA
- the rhaT gene encoding L-rhamnose/proton symporter RhaT — translation MTPNPLLGLIFHWIGGLASASFYIPYRGVRKWAWESYWIVGGFFSWIVAPWLFAWLLVPHLGAILREAPGGAVGWSFLFGTLWGVGGLTFGLTMRYLGIALGMAIALGFCAAFGTLMPPLVAGDLGRIAHTVSGQWILSGVAVCLLGIGVSGCAGMSKESELSEEEKRRTIREFHFAKGLGMAVFSGVMSACMSYGFASGKPIAEIAAKHLAEDGAGPLWRNLPVLVVVLLGGFATNGVWCLVLNLRNRTWGDYISRRDGHGHDVPLLANYVFSAIAGVTWYLQFFFYSMGETCMGAYGFSSWTLHMASIIIFSTLWGIALREWKGTSFRTHLLIGLGLFALVGSTVIVGYGNYLGAAAKP, via the coding sequence ATGACTCCCAATCCCCTCCTCGGACTGATCTTCCATTGGATCGGCGGCCTGGCCTCGGCCAGCTTTTATATTCCCTATCGCGGCGTCCGCAAATGGGCATGGGAGAGCTATTGGATCGTGGGCGGATTTTTCAGTTGGATCGTCGCACCGTGGCTCTTCGCGTGGCTCCTCGTCCCCCATCTCGGCGCGATCCTGAGGGAGGCACCCGGCGGGGCCGTCGGTTGGTCGTTTCTTTTCGGCACTTTGTGGGGGGTGGGGGGGCTGACGTTCGGGCTCACGATGCGCTATCTGGGTATCGCGCTTGGGATGGCGATCGCCCTCGGGTTCTGCGCCGCGTTCGGGACGCTGATGCCTCCTCTCGTGGCCGGGGATTTGGGACGAATCGCCCATACGGTCTCGGGACAGTGGATTCTCTCCGGGGTGGCGGTGTGCCTTCTCGGGATCGGCGTGAGCGGGTGCGCCGGGATGTCGAAGGAGAGCGAGCTTTCGGAAGAGGAGAAACGACGGACCATCCGGGAGTTCCATTTCGCGAAAGGGCTGGGGATGGCGGTCTTCTCCGGGGTGATGAGCGCCTGCATGTCGTACGGCTTCGCCTCGGGAAAGCCGATTGCGGAGATCGCCGCAAAGCACCTTGCGGAGGACGGGGCGGGGCCTCTCTGGCGGAACCTGCCGGTCCTTGTCGTGGTGCTCCTGGGCGGTTTCGCAACGAATGGTGTGTGGTGCCTCGTCCTCAACCTGAGGAACCGGACGTGGGGTGATTATATTTCCCGCAGGGATGGCCACGGCCATGACGTGCCGCTCTTGGCCAATTACGTCTTCTCCGCGATCGCCGGAGTAACGTGGTATCTCCAGTTCTTCTTTTACTCGATGGGAGAGACCTGCATGGGAGCCTACGGATTCTCGAGTTGGACGCTCCACATGGCGAGCATCATCATCTTCAGCACGTTGTGGGGAATCGCCCTTCGCGAATGGAAGGGGACGAGCTTCCGCACTCACCTCCTCATCGGCCTCGGCCTCTTTGCCCTTGTCGGATCGACGGTGATCGTGGGCTACGGCAATTACCTCGGCGCGGCGGCGAAGCCTTAA